Proteins co-encoded in one Arthrobacter alpinus genomic window:
- a CDS encoding M20/M25/M40 family metallo-hydrolase: MNTIRPEDEVAGICADLIRFDTSNYADNEGPGERAIAEHTAALISEVGYSPEVYESSPGRANVVTRIEGTDSTLPALIVHGHLDVVPAEASDWSVDPFGGEEKDGLIWGRGAVDMKDMDAMMLSVMRSMGRDGRKPKRDIIFGFFADEEAGGTYGARWTVDNRPDLFEGATEAISEVGGFSTEINGKRAYLLQTAEKGLAWLRLTAHGRAGHGSHINTDNAVTRLARAVTRIGDHEWPIEYTDTTRAFLEGVSELTGVEFDESNPQTLLSQLGTVSRFVGATLQNTANPTYLKSGYKANVIPGTAEAMIDIRTLPGQHEHVLELVRELAGDGIDISTIHNDVSLETPFAGNLVDAMIDSLHTEDPGSTVLPYTLSGGTDNKSLSRLGITGYGFAPLQLPAELDFTGMFHGVDERVPVDSLKFGSRVLDRLLSNY; the protein is encoded by the coding sequence GTGAACACCATCAGGCCCGAGGATGAAGTTGCCGGCATCTGCGCCGATCTCATTCGTTTCGACACCAGCAACTATGCCGATAACGAAGGCCCGGGTGAGCGCGCCATAGCTGAGCACACGGCCGCGTTGATTTCTGAGGTTGGATATTCGCCCGAGGTATACGAGTCTTCTCCCGGCCGCGCCAATGTGGTGACTCGCATTGAAGGGACCGATTCCACCTTGCCCGCGCTGATCGTGCATGGGCACCTGGACGTTGTTCCTGCAGAAGCCAGCGATTGGAGTGTCGATCCTTTTGGTGGTGAAGAAAAGGACGGCTTGATCTGGGGCCGGGGCGCCGTCGATATGAAGGACATGGACGCCATGATGCTTTCGGTCATGCGCTCCATGGGCAGAGACGGCCGCAAACCCAAGCGTGACATTATCTTCGGTTTCTTTGCCGACGAAGAAGCCGGAGGAACATACGGTGCCCGCTGGACGGTGGATAACCGCCCAGACCTCTTCGAAGGTGCCACCGAAGCCATCTCGGAGGTGGGCGGCTTCTCCACCGAGATCAACGGCAAACGGGCCTATCTGTTGCAGACGGCCGAGAAGGGTCTGGCGTGGTTGCGGTTGACGGCGCATGGCCGCGCCGGTCACGGTTCACACATCAACACCGATAACGCGGTAACCCGGCTGGCCCGGGCAGTGACTCGGATCGGTGACCACGAATGGCCCATTGAGTACACGGACACCACCCGGGCATTCCTTGAAGGCGTGTCCGAGCTGACCGGCGTCGAATTTGACGAATCCAACCCGCAGACGCTGCTGAGCCAGCTCGGTACGGTGTCACGATTCGTTGGTGCAACACTTCAAAACACGGCCAACCCCACCTATCTCAAGAGTGGCTACAAGGCCAATGTAATTCCTGGCACGGCCGAGGCCATGATTGATATTCGGACGCTTCCGGGTCAGCACGAACACGTTCTTGAGCTGGTTCGTGAATTGGCTGGCGATGGCATCGATATCTCCACCATCCACAACGACGTCTCCCTGGAAACTCCCTTTGCCGGCAATTTGGTGGACGCCATGATCGATTCACTCCATACTGAGGATCCGGGTTCCACCGTGTTGCCGTACACGTTATCTGGCGGCACGGACAATAAGTCCCTGAGCCGTCTGGGCATCACCGGCTATGGATTTGCTCCGCTGCAGCTGCCGGCCGAGTTGGACTTCACGGGCATGTTCCATGGCGTCGATGAGCGTGTTCCAGTGGACTCGCTGAAGTTTGGTAGCCGCGTGCTGGATCGATTGCTGAGCAACTACTAA
- a CDS encoding acyl-CoA dehydrogenase family protein, translating into MSVELNELLPDELLERFRVRAKGYDERNEFFHEDLAELKSLGYLRMFASEDDGGLGFGLEQVAAAQRRLATAAPATALAINMHLVWTGVAHLLAQRGDDSLHFVLEEAVAGEVFAFGNSEAGNDSVLFDSNTVAAPLGDGSYSFTGTKIFTSLSPAWTRLGIFGKDTSGQEPVLVHAFITRETPGYTILDDWNTLGMRASQSNTTVLDGVVASAERVFRKLPVGPTADALIFSIFACFETLLAAVYTGLGERALAIGVATVHKRRSKKSGKSYAQDPDIRWRIADAALAMDGLYPQLVVVARDVDNLVDHGSQWFPKLVGLKVRATETARTVVDLIIRVSGGSSYFAGNELGRLYRDVLAGMFHPSDDESAHATIASAWLGPLED; encoded by the coding sequence ATGAGCGTTGAGCTAAATGAGCTGCTCCCTGATGAACTGCTCGAGCGTTTCCGTGTCCGAGCCAAGGGCTATGACGAGCGCAATGAGTTCTTCCACGAAGATCTCGCGGAGCTGAAGTCGCTGGGGTACCTGCGCATGTTTGCTTCCGAGGACGACGGCGGACTCGGCTTTGGTCTGGAACAGGTCGCCGCCGCGCAACGTAGGTTGGCAACGGCGGCCCCAGCTACTGCGTTGGCGATCAACATGCACCTAGTGTGGACCGGCGTCGCCCATCTGCTGGCGCAGCGCGGGGACGATTCCTTGCACTTTGTCTTAGAAGAAGCTGTGGCGGGGGAGGTGTTCGCCTTTGGTAACTCGGAGGCGGGCAACGATTCGGTGCTGTTCGATTCCAACACTGTGGCGGCTCCTCTGGGGGACGGCAGCTACAGTTTCACCGGCACTAAGATCTTCACATCGCTTTCGCCAGCCTGGACGCGCCTGGGCATCTTTGGCAAGGACACTTCGGGACAGGAGCCTGTGCTGGTACATGCCTTCATCACCCGCGAGACGCCCGGCTACACCATCTTGGACGATTGGAATACCCTGGGCATGCGGGCCAGCCAGTCGAACACGACAGTGCTCGACGGCGTGGTGGCCTCGGCTGAGCGCGTGTTCCGGAAGCTACCCGTGGGACCCACAGCCGACGCCTTGATCTTCTCCATCTTTGCCTGCTTTGAGACGTTGCTTGCCGCCGTCTACACGGGGCTGGGGGAGCGGGCACTGGCAATTGGGGTGGCAACTGTTCATAAGCGCAGATCCAAGAAATCGGGCAAGAGCTATGCGCAGGATCCTGATATTCGCTGGCGTATTGCCGATGCGGCCCTTGCCATGGATGGGCTGTACCCGCAACTAGTTGTTGTGGCTCGGGACGTGGACAATCTGGTTGATCACGGTAGCCAATGGTTCCCGAAACTGGTGGGACTGAAGGTTCGTGCCACGGAAACTGCTCGCACGGTAGTGGATCTGATCATCCGTGTCAGCGGCGGCAGTAGCTACTTTGCAGGAAACGAACTGGGCCGGTTATACCGAGACGTACTTGCGGGGATGTTCCATCCCTCGGACGATGAATCGGCGCACGCCACCATTGCCAGCGCTTGGTTGGGGCCGCTGGAGGACTGA
- a CDS encoding DUF5703 family protein, whose translation MRETLTPTQSGPGAPLRQYEYLEITVSRDESVPTAYQRLREHAEYGKWELARSTLYMGGHRKYVMRRKVLRVQRTLEIYS comes from the coding sequence ATGCGGGAGACCCTCACGCCAACGCAGTCAGGCCCAGGAGCACCTCTGCGTCAGTACGAATACTTAGAAATCACGGTTTCTCGTGACGAATCCGTCCCTACCGCCTATCAGCGGCTCCGCGAGCATGCCGAATACGGCAAGTGGGAGCTGGCCCGCAGCACCCTGTATATGGGCGGCCACCGCAAATACGTGATGCGCCGCAAAGTGCTGCGGGTCCAACGGACGCTGGAGATTTACTCCTGA
- a CDS encoding aldo/keto reductase has translation MEQRFMGTSGLRVSALTLGTMTWGNETSTDTARAQMRDFVDAGGTTVDTAVSYVEGRSEAILGELLGDVVSRSDVVLISKAGVSHRNDKRMVDTSRRAMLAGLDASLARLGTDHLDLWLAHVWDANVPLEETLGALEYAVSSGRVRYAGVSNYNGWQLARAATLSETPLIANQVEYSLLAREAERELVPAAEHLGAGLLCWAPLGRGVLTGKYRGQIPSDSRGASTTMAGYVEKYLDGRPTRITEALITAAKGLGRTPLDVALSWLLEHHAVASAVIGPRTQEQLADILTSSLDPLPEQIVTVLNEVSQLS, from the coding sequence ATGGAACAAAGATTCATGGGCACCAGCGGACTGCGCGTTTCTGCCTTGACCCTGGGGACAATGACCTGGGGAAACGAAACCAGCACTGACACGGCCCGGGCGCAAATGCGCGATTTCGTGGACGCCGGTGGCACCACGGTGGACACTGCCGTCAGTTACGTAGAGGGGCGCAGCGAAGCAATCCTGGGTGAACTGTTGGGGGATGTAGTTTCCCGCAGCGATGTGGTTCTAATCTCCAAAGCCGGTGTCAGCCATCGCAACGACAAGCGTATGGTTGACACGTCCCGGCGCGCCATGCTTGCCGGCTTGGATGCCTCACTGGCCCGTCTGGGCACGGACCATTTGGATTTGTGGCTGGCGCACGTGTGGGACGCCAATGTTCCCTTGGAAGAGACGCTGGGAGCCCTAGAATATGCCGTCAGTAGCGGCCGGGTTCGCTATGCAGGTGTCTCCAACTACAACGGATGGCAGCTGGCACGTGCAGCAACCCTGTCCGAGACCCCGCTGATTGCCAACCAGGTGGAGTACTCCTTGCTGGCACGCGAGGCAGAACGGGAGCTCGTCCCGGCAGCCGAGCATCTGGGTGCCGGTCTCTTGTGCTGGGCCCCCTTGGGCCGTGGTGTTTTGACAGGCAAGTACCGAGGTCAGATCCCCTCCGACTCACGCGGAGCCAGCACCACCATGGCTGGTTACGTTGAAAAGTATTTGGACGGACGCCCGACCCGCATCACCGAAGCCTTGATCACAGCAGCCAAGGGACTCGGGCGAACACCCCTAGATGTGGCCCTGAGTTGGCTCCTTGAACACCACGCTGTGGCCTCCGCCGTCATTGGTCCACGCACCCAAGAACAACTGGCTGACATTCTGACCTCTTCGCTTGATCCACTGCCTGAACAAATCGTGACAGTGCTCAACGAGGTTTCACAGCTGTCCTAA
- a CDS encoding undecaprenyl-diphosphate phosphatase, translating into MNWFEAAFLGLVQGLTEFLPISSSAHLFVVGKFLPSGEDPGAAFTAVSQLGTETAVLLYFWRDIVRIIKAWWGSLRGRVPRTDPDVRMGWLVIIGSLPIALLGVLFQSHIESTLRNLWLVATTLIVFGLILAVADHVASQKRELKDLSLKHGIIYGFAQALALIPGVSRSGGTITAGLLMGYTREAAARYAFLLAIPAVFASGFYELFKIFAKHEGAAGPFGIGETILATAVAFGVGYLIIGWFLKYISTKSFRPFVWYRIGLGLLLYILLGTNVITP; encoded by the coding sequence GTGAACTGGTTTGAAGCTGCCTTCTTAGGCCTTGTCCAGGGCCTGACTGAATTCCTCCCGATTTCTTCAAGTGCCCATCTCTTTGTCGTCGGTAAATTCTTGCCCTCAGGGGAAGACCCCGGTGCGGCATTTACCGCTGTCAGTCAACTTGGCACGGAAACGGCCGTGTTGCTCTACTTCTGGCGCGATATTGTCCGCATCATCAAAGCGTGGTGGGGATCGCTGCGGGGACGGGTGCCACGCACCGATCCAGACGTCCGCATGGGCTGGCTGGTCATCATTGGTAGCCTGCCCATTGCCCTGCTGGGTGTGCTGTTTCAAAGCCACATTGAATCCACGCTCCGGAACCTGTGGCTCGTTGCCACAACCCTCATTGTCTTTGGCCTGATCCTTGCCGTGGCTGACCACGTGGCCAGCCAGAAACGTGAACTAAAAGACCTCAGCCTCAAGCACGGCATCATCTACGGCTTTGCCCAGGCGCTGGCCTTGATCCCCGGCGTGTCCCGCTCCGGTGGCACCATCACAGCCGGTCTGCTCATGGGTTATACCCGGGAAGCTGCCGCCCGCTACGCCTTCCTGCTGGCCATCCCCGCAGTCTTTGCCAGTGGGTTCTACGAGCTGTTCAAGATCTTTGCCAAGCACGAAGGTGCCGCTGGTCCCTTCGGCATTGGTGAAACCATCCTGGCCACGGCGGTTGCCTTCGGTGTGGGATATCTCATCATCGGCTGGTTCCTCAAATATATTTCCACCAAGAGCTTCCGGCCCTTCGTCTGGTATCGCATCGGCTTGGGTCTGCTGCTGTACATCCTTCTAGGGACCAACGTCATCACCCCGTAG
- the mshC gene encoding cysteine--1-D-myo-inosityl 2-amino-2-deoxy-alpha-D-glucopyranoside ligase, with amino-acid sequence MKTWKSHALPQLPGTMGALALHETTAQKVVALPDTGPASMYVCGITPYDATHMGHAATYVAFDLLNRAWRDADRTVSYVQNVTDIDDPLLERATRDGVDWRELAASQTALFHADMEALNVLAPDHYIGAVEAIEWIVPDIEKLLAEGIAYPVMGSDGAPDGDIYFSVEAASAAEKVAGPLAPWWLGQVSGMSQEGMLPVFAERGGDPARPGKRHPLDALLWRVARDGEPSWDGASLGAGRPGWHIECTVIAQRFLPAPFTVQGGGSDLVFPHHEMGAGHAYALSHTPMASHYVHTAMVGLDGEKMSKSLGNLVLVSKLRADGVDPAAIRLTILANHYRSDWFWTQEQLESAQDRLERWRKAAPRAAKGSGKVLLAELRAALSADLDAPRALAAVDEWARTSTVSDASSASERDTALVSDALEALLGIEL; translated from the coding sequence GTGAAAACTTGGAAGTCCCACGCCCTGCCCCAGCTGCCCGGCACCATGGGTGCCCTAGCGCTGCATGAAACCACCGCGCAGAAAGTGGTAGCCCTGCCGGACACTGGCCCTGCCAGCATGTACGTCTGCGGCATCACCCCCTACGACGCCACCCACATGGGTCACGCCGCCACCTATGTGGCCTTCGACCTGCTTAACCGCGCTTGGCGCGACGCCGATCGCACCGTCAGCTACGTGCAAAACGTCACTGACATTGACGATCCGCTTCTGGAACGCGCAACCCGCGACGGCGTTGACTGGCGAGAGCTTGCAGCCTCCCAAACAGCGTTGTTCCACGCAGACATGGAAGCGCTGAACGTTCTTGCCCCTGACCACTACATTGGTGCAGTTGAAGCCATTGAGTGGATCGTGCCCGACATTGAAAAGCTGTTGGCCGAAGGAATCGCCTACCCGGTGATGGGAAGCGACGGAGCGCCCGACGGCGACATTTACTTCTCTGTCGAGGCCGCCTCGGCTGCCGAAAAGGTCGCTGGACCCTTGGCGCCATGGTGGCTTGGTCAGGTTTCGGGCATGAGCCAGGAAGGCATGCTTCCCGTCTTTGCCGAGCGCGGCGGCGATCCTGCTCGCCCGGGTAAGCGCCACCCGCTCGATGCTCTGCTGTGGCGGGTTGCCCGTGACGGCGAGCCGTCATGGGACGGGGCGTCCTTGGGCGCTGGCCGTCCCGGCTGGCACATCGAATGTACAGTGATCGCCCAGCGCTTCTTGCCTGCGCCCTTCACTGTCCAGGGCGGCGGCAGCGACTTAGTCTTCCCGCACCACGAGATGGGTGCTGGTCACGCGTACGCCCTGAGCCACACACCCATGGCTTCTCACTACGTGCACACAGCCATGGTTGGTTTGGATGGCGAGAAAATGAGCAAGTCACTGGGTAACTTGGTGCTGGTCTCGAAATTGCGTGCCGACGGCGTTGACCCGGCAGCTATTCGCCTGACCATCTTGGCCAACCACTACCGCAGCGATTGGTTCTGGACGCAGGAGCAGTTGGAATCAGCCCAGGATCGTTTGGAGCGCTGGCGCAAGGCGGCCCCACGGGCTGCTAAAGGTTCCGGCAAGGTGCTGCTGGCTGAACTGCGTGCAGCCCTGTCTGCTGACCTGGATGCTCCCCGTGCTCTGGCCGCCGTGGACGAATGGGCCAGGACGTCCACCGTCAGTGATGCCAGTTCGGCATCAGAGCGGGACACGGCCCTCGTCTCAGACGCCCTAGAAGCACTGCTCGGGATCGAACTGTAA
- a CDS encoding PAC2 family protein gives MSRINDVDPQEPAAFLEAAPGEDRVTVMLAAFEGWNDAGEAASDALKYLHRLWGAKRVGVIEPDEYYDFQFTRPEVRLTSTGGHKIKWPVTKIAKASIPDSAIDVILVHGIEPSYRWRAYTAELLAKAAELNVNYVVLVGALLADVPHSRPMPVTATCDDEELASRLKLEASQYEGPIGIVGVINEVALLAGLPTISLWAAVPHYVAQAPSPKAELALLNRIEDFLKISLPTAKVADDAHAWERGVNELAAGDPEIAAYVQQLEEAKDTAELPEATGESIAQEFERYLRKRGNEQP, from the coding sequence GTGAGCAGAATCAATGACGTTGACCCGCAGGAACCAGCAGCTTTTCTGGAAGCTGCCCCTGGCGAAGACCGTGTGACGGTCATGTTGGCCGCCTTTGAAGGCTGGAACGACGCCGGCGAGGCCGCCAGCGACGCGCTCAAATACCTGCACCGGCTGTGGGGCGCGAAGCGGGTTGGCGTGATTGAACCCGATGAGTATTACGACTTCCAATTCACCCGTCCCGAGGTTCGCCTGACGTCCACGGGCGGACACAAAATCAAGTGGCCTGTCACGAAGATCGCCAAGGCCTCCATCCCGGACAGCGCCATTGATGTGATCTTGGTCCATGGCATCGAACCGTCGTACCGCTGGCGCGCCTACACTGCCGAGCTGCTGGCCAAGGCCGCCGAGCTCAACGTCAACTATGTGGTGCTGGTGGGCGCACTTTTGGCTGATGTGCCACACTCGCGTCCCATGCCTGTCACTGCCACGTGCGACGACGAGGAACTCGCATCCCGCCTGAAATTGGAAGCCTCCCAATATGAAGGTCCCATTGGGATTGTGGGTGTCATCAATGAAGTGGCCCTGTTGGCCGGGCTGCCCACCATCTCGCTGTGGGCAGCCGTTCCGCACTATGTGGCGCAGGCGCCATCGCCCAAGGCCGAATTGGCGTTGCTGAACAGGATTGAAGACTTCCTGAAGATTTCTCTGCCCACCGCCAAGGTGGCTGATGACGCGCACGCTTGGGAGCGCGGCGTCAACGAGCTAGCAGCCGGTGACCCGGAAATTGCCGCCTATGTTCAGCAGCTAGAAGAAGCCAAGGACACAGCGGAGCTGCCCGAGGCTACTGGCGAATCCATTGCTCAAGAGTTTGAGCGTTACTTGCGCAAGCGCGGCAACGAACAGCCCTAG
- a CDS encoding HAD family hydrolase: MISPTSAPAHQETSNSLPLKAVLWDMDGTLVDTEPYWIAAEIALVQAHGGQWSKEQAFTLVGNALDDSARVLQGAGVDLSVREIIDHLSNTVIAGIREEVPWRPGARELLADLRHNNVRCALVTMSERQLAAEVVGALDEEYFEFLVTGDEVTHGKPHPEPYLVAVDKLQLTDPNLTLLHCAALEDSVPGVASALASGMATIAVPNAVPLGEDARRTTWDTLLGKTHDDVQAVLADHAASVGAAL; this comes from the coding sequence ATGATTTCACCGACTTCTGCGCCAGCCCACCAAGAGACGTCCAACAGCCTGCCGCTCAAAGCCGTCCTATGGGACATGGACGGGACCTTGGTGGACACCGAACCGTATTGGATAGCCGCTGAAATAGCCCTGGTTCAGGCTCATGGCGGGCAGTGGAGCAAGGAGCAAGCCTTCACGCTCGTGGGCAATGCACTGGATGACTCCGCCCGGGTTCTGCAGGGCGCCGGCGTGGATCTTTCCGTCCGCGAGATCATCGACCACCTCTCCAACACCGTGATTGCCGGCATCCGCGAAGAGGTGCCGTGGCGTCCTGGTGCACGGGAATTGCTGGCCGATCTGCGCCACAATAACGTGCGCTGCGCCTTGGTCACCATGAGCGAGCGCCAGCTGGCCGCCGAAGTTGTGGGTGCCCTCGATGAGGAGTACTTTGAATTCCTTGTCACCGGCGATGAAGTCACGCACGGCAAGCCGCACCCGGAACCGTATTTGGTAGCTGTGGACAAACTCCAGCTCACCGACCCCAACCTCACCCTCCTGCACTGCGCGGCGTTGGAAGACTCCGTCCCCGGCGTAGCTTCGGCTCTGGCCTCGGGGATGGCCACCATTGCCGTCCCCAACGCTGTGCCCTTGGGCGAGGATGCCCGGCGCACCACGTGGGACACCCTGTTAGGCAAGACGCACGACGACGTCCAAGCAGTTCTCGCTGATCACGCGGCCTCCGTCGGGGCTGCTTTGTGA
- a CDS encoding site-2 protease family protein, whose protein sequence is MSGSTNGVKTRREGLVLGSVRGTPIILANSWFFIAAVTVMIFGPQLQSNFSGLGGRAYLVAFAYALLLLFSVFIHELAHAMTAKMYGWQTHKIVLNLWGGHTEFDFSKATPGKALVVAFAGPIANFVLAGLGFLVKLILPEATTLMSVILLLLANIFIWANLLIGAFNILPGLPLDGGRLVESIVWKSTGSQEKGTVAAGWAGRIIVVVIVAVMLVVPYLQGRQPDLTTSFIVVLLAGFLWMGASASIKGASMRLRLPAISAGSLATRAVSASIECTVAQLWTLRGKFPQEPIVLFGQDGRPAAVVDEYALAHVPPQAALITPASAVARTLSKGAYVPDAAAGVELVSYLAQLPDTEYAVINVDGKVTGLLSQAKVVAAMTGKGLQ, encoded by the coding sequence GTGAGCGGTTCTACCAATGGCGTGAAGACCCGGCGTGAGGGCCTGGTGCTGGGGTCAGTTCGGGGAACGCCCATCATTTTGGCCAACTCCTGGTTCTTTATTGCCGCTGTTACGGTCATGATCTTTGGCCCGCAGCTGCAAAGCAACTTTTCGGGGCTCGGCGGACGCGCATATCTGGTTGCCTTCGCCTACGCCTTACTGCTGCTTTTTTCGGTGTTTATCCATGAGCTGGCCCACGCTATGACAGCCAAAATGTACGGCTGGCAGACCCACAAGATTGTCCTGAACCTCTGGGGTGGCCACACCGAATTTGACTTCAGCAAGGCCACGCCTGGCAAGGCACTGGTGGTGGCGTTTGCCGGACCCATAGCTAACTTTGTCCTGGCCGGGCTGGGCTTTTTAGTGAAGCTGATCCTCCCAGAAGCCACAACGCTCATGAGCGTGATCTTGCTGCTGCTTGCCAACATTTTCATCTGGGCCAATCTGCTCATCGGTGCGTTCAACATCCTCCCCGGCCTCCCTCTAGACGGCGGCCGCCTGGTGGAATCCATTGTTTGGAAATCCACGGGCAGCCAGGAGAAGGGCACTGTTGCTGCTGGTTGGGCAGGACGGATCATTGTGGTGGTTATTGTTGCCGTAATGCTGGTGGTGCCGTATCTGCAGGGCCGGCAACCAGATCTGACCACCAGCTTCATTGTGGTCTTGCTGGCAGGGTTTTTGTGGATGGGAGCCTCGGCGTCCATCAAGGGAGCCAGCATGCGCCTGCGGCTGCCGGCCATTAGCGCCGGCTCCCTGGCAACGCGAGCGGTCAGCGCGTCTATTGAATGCACCGTGGCGCAACTGTGGACACTGCGGGGGAAGTTCCCGCAAGAACCCATTGTGCTTTTTGGTCAGGATGGACGCCCCGCTGCAGTGGTTGATGAGTACGCCTTGGCCCATGTTCCGCCGCAGGCCGCCCTCATCACACCGGCAAGCGCCGTGGCCCGCACACTATCCAAGGGAGCCTACGTTCCTGACGCGGCTGCCGGCGTCGAGCTGGTGTCCTATCTGGCCCAGCTGCCTGATACCGAATATGCCGTGATCAATGTGGACGGCAAGGTCACCGGACTGCTCAGCCAGGCAAAAGTGGTAGCGGCCATGACCGGCAAGGGTCTGCAGTAG
- a CDS encoding tRNA (adenine-N1)-methyltransferase, whose amino-acid sequence MKQAESTQEAAQSPHGAAARRGPFRAGERVQLTDERGRMNTITLTPGTAYHTHKGFLNHDLLIGQPEGSMVESNVGQQYQALRPLLSDFVLSMPRGAAVVYPKDAGQIITMGDIFPGARVVEAGVGSGALSISLLRAVGDNGYLHSFERRQEFADIARGNVETIFGGPHPAWKISLGDFQDQVVEQEAPGSVDRVVLDMLAPWECLDAVATVLAPGGVWINYVATVTQLSRTAEAIRADGRFTEPDAWESMVRGWHLEGLAVRPDHRMVAHTGFLMVTRRLADGVTGMTPKRRASKTDFAQEDLDAWTPAAVGERSVSDKKLRRAARDASSTVQTKRNQEQSEETETRQDGFGE is encoded by the coding sequence ATGAAGCAAGCCGAATCAACCCAAGAAGCAGCGCAGTCACCGCACGGTGCAGCCGCACGTCGCGGTCCATTCCGGGCGGGCGAACGCGTGCAGCTCACGGATGAGCGTGGCCGGATGAACACCATCACCTTGACCCCGGGCACGGCTTACCACACGCACAAGGGCTTCTTGAATCACGATCTGCTCATCGGCCAGCCCGAAGGCTCCATGGTGGAGAGCAACGTTGGCCAGCAGTACCAGGCCCTGCGCCCGCTACTCTCTGATTTCGTGCTGTCGATGCCCCGCGGTGCCGCCGTGGTGTACCCCAAGGATGCCGGCCAGATCATCACCATGGGAGACATCTTCCCCGGTGCCCGCGTGGTCGAAGCCGGAGTTGGTTCCGGGGCACTGTCCATCTCCTTGCTGCGTGCAGTGGGCGATAACGGTTACCTGCACTCCTTCGAGCGCCGTCAGGAATTCGCCGACATTGCCCGCGGCAACGTCGAGACCATCTTTGGCGGCCCGCACCCGGCCTGGAAGATCTCCCTCGGCGACTTCCAAGATCAGGTTGTTGAGCAGGAAGCGCCCGGCAGCGTTGACCGCGTTGTCCTGGACATGTTGGCTCCTTGGGAGTGCCTTGACGCGGTCGCCACCGTCCTGGCGCCCGGCGGTGTCTGGATCAACTACGTTGCCACAGTGACCCAGCTGTCCCGCACCGCCGAGGCCATCCGTGCCGACGGCCGCTTCACCGAGCCCGACGCTTGGGAATCCATGGTTCGCGGCTGGCACCTTGAGGGTCTGGCCGTGCGCCCGGACCACCGCATGGTGGCCCACACAGGTTTCTTGATGGTGACCCGCCGTCTTGCTGATGGTGTCACCGGCATGACGCCCAAGCGCCGCGCGTCGAAAACCGATTTTGCCCAGGAAGACCTCGATGCGTGGACACCGGCGGCTGTGGGGGAGCGTTCGGTCTCGGACAAGAAGCTGCGCCGCGCCGCACGTGACGCCTCTTCCACCGTGCAGACCAAACGCAATCAAGAGCAGTCAGAGGAAACAGAAACCCGCCAGGACGGCTTCGGCGAGTAG